AGTTATCGCTACATTTTTGTATCAGAACGCGATGACGCTGAACGACTGGTTTTTAGCCTCCGTTATTGCAACTATTATGATTGTCATTACATTTATCGTGGTCGGTCTCTTAAATAAGACGGCCCATAAACTCAATCCGAAGGGGTAGGTGGATATGCGGGAGAAACATTACGGACTAGGCTTCTTTAGCCTGCTGGTCTTCATCTTTCTGCTCGGTCCGCTGTTGATCATATCGGTCACTTCTTTCGAGCCGGGCACGGTATTAAAATTTCCGCCGCAGGGCTTCTCCTTGCGCTGGTATGAGAACATTTTTGAGGTGGACTTGTTCATGTCCACGTTCAAAACGTCGATTGTCGTCTCTTTGTTGGGTAACATCATGGCGTTGCTGATTGGTATGCCTGCTGCTTATGCGCTTAGTCGTTTTTCATTTCGCGGGAAGGATGCGCTGAATGCTCTATTCCTATCCCCGCTGCTCATACCGGGCATTGTTCTTGGCTTTACCCTGCTGCGCTATCTGATCATTGTGTATCATTTGCCGGTATACGCCGGACTTTTAATCGGACATACAGTGATTATGCTGCCGTTCATTATACGGGTCATTGCCTCCAGCTTGTCTAACTTTGATTTTGCGATTGAGGAAGCAGCGCTCAGTTTGGGAGCTGGACGGCTAGAAACCTTTTTCAAGGTGGTTCTGCCTAACATCCGTTCAGGTATTATTGCGGCTATCCTGATTGCCTTTCTGGAATCATTCAACAATGTCGACATTTCCGTCTTCATGACAGGACCGGGCTTCAGCACTCTGCCTATTCAAATGCTGACCTACGTCGAAAATTATTTTGACCCGACGATTGCAGCCATTTCAGTTATGCTGATGATTTTGACCGGTATCCTTATGTTCTTGATCGAACGACTGATGGGATTGTCTTACTTCACTAAAAGGTAATGGAGGCTTTAACCTAATGGCACTGCTTACTCTGGATCGCGTATCGGTCGCTTATGACAACCAACTGATCTTGCAGGATTTCGATTTGCAGCTCGAACGGGGGCAACTGCTTTCGTTGCTCGGACCGAGTGGTTGTGGCAAAACGACTACGCTGCGTCTCATTGCAGGATTTCTCGAAGCTAAACAAGGAACATTTTTGTTTGGGGATAAGGATTATACTCGGGTTCCGGTCAACAAACGGAATTTCGGTTTTGTATTCCAAAGCTATGCACTCTTTCCGCATTTATCTGTTTTTGATAATGTTGCCTTTGGACTGCGCTTGCGCAAGGTAAAGGAAGATGATGTAAAACGCCGTGTGATGAATATGCTGGAAACGGTCAGTCTGGGGGGCTTCGAAAAGCGCTTCCCCGGTGAATTGTCAGGAGGGCAACGTCAACGTGTCGCGATTGCCCGGGCACTTGTGATTGAACCCGACCTGCTGCTGTTTGACGAACCGCTGAGCAACCTGGATGCTAACCTGCGTGTGAATATGCGTGTAGAAATCCGCCGTATTCAACAGGAATTGGGGATTACTACCGTATATGTATCGCACGATCAGGAGGAATGTTTTTCGATCTCTGACCAGGTTGCGATTATGAATAAGGGGAATATCGAGCAACTGGATGCGCCGTCGACCATTTTTAAATATCCAACGACCGAATTTGTTGCCCGTTTTATCGGATTTAATAATTTTCTGGCCTTTGACGAACGTATTGAAGAAGGAGATCATATTCGACTCCATACAGGAGATCTATCGTTCAGCGTTGCTCGTAATCAGGGTACAGCTCAACCGGGTGCTCGTCAGGGTGCTATTCGCCCGGATGATTTGGTCATTCGTACAGAAGGCAATGAGACGGGGGAAAATGAGCTTCCGGGCATCATTAAGGTAAGTACGTACCTGGGACGCAGCTATCAATATGTGGTAGAAACGGCGAAGGGAAGCTTTACCGCCAATCAGGAAATGGATACGCCTTACCTCAGTGGTCAACGGGTTACTCTGCATTTTCCGGCAGATAAAATGGTGCTGGTCCAATAATCAGCGGGTTCCATGAAGGAGATACATCATGCGTGCAGACAAAATGATTTTACAAGTTAAGGTGTATAACAGTTATTATAAGACGTTTGAAGTAGGCAACGTTGCTATACTTGACGGCAAGTTTATGTATATTGGTCAGCGTGGTCTGGAGTCTTTCGAGGTTGCTGAAATTGTGGAGGGGCACGGGAAATATATGATTCCCGGCTTGATCGACATTCATTTGCACATTGAAAGTACGATGGTGACACCAGCCACTTTTTCCTATGGACTCATTCGCAACGGTGTGACGACGATTGTACCGGAGCCACACGAAATGGCGAATGTTTTTGGACTGGAAGGAATTCAGGAAATGATGGAAGCCAGCAAGGATTGCGTGGCTGATATGTTTTACAGTATTCCAAGCTCTGTCCCGGCAACGCCGCTCGAAACCTCAGGGGGCGAGATAGATATTCCTGAGATTGATGCGCTGCTGCAAACCGGCGAGATGATTTGCCTGGGTGAGATTATGAACTATGTGGATGTGATCCGTAACCCGGACAGCAAAACGAATCGCATCTTACGCCATGTTCGTGAGCATTACCCGGAGCTGATTATTGAAGGTCATACTCCGAAGCTGTTGGATTTGGACCTGCATCAGTTGATCTATGCGGGAATTGGTTCGGACCATACGCATCAAAGCATTGAAGGTATGAAGGCACGGATGGCCGCAGGGATGTTTATTGAGATTCAGGAAAAATCCATGACTCCTGAGGTGATGGATTACCTGATCCAGGAAGATGTGGCACAGCATTTTTGCTTCGTAACAGATGATGTGATGCCGGACTCCTTCGTGGAGCGAGGACATCTGAATCATATTGTAGGTAAAGCGATCCGGATGGGGATGAAGCCTGAGGACGCCATTTATGCGGCTACCTTTACTCCGGCGGGACGAATGCGCATGCATGATCGTGGAACGATTGCACCGGGAAAAATAGCTGATTTTGTATTGCTGTCCGATCTTGGCCAGTTTGATGTGGACCAAGTCTATAAGGACGGGAACAAGGTATTTGATAAATTCGAGGAATACCATCAGGGATTGATGCAACACCGCTTCCCTGACCATTTTTATCAAAGTGTCAAGCTGGAGCCGCTCACGGAGCAGGATTTTACTGTAGAGATGGATGTAGCTGATGGAACGCATCAATGCCGTATCATGATGGTCAAGGATGGATCGACCTTTACAAGCGAGCAGATTGCACCTATCCAAGTGGAGCAGGGTGAGTTGATATGGGAACATGGTGAGCACGGACTTATCGCTACGTTTGAACGGTATGGCAAAAACGGCAACCGTGCCTACGGTTTGATCGGGGGAGATACGATTAAACGGGGCGCGGTGGCAACCACCTATTCGCACGATAACCATAACCTGTTGGTTGTAGGGCATAACAAGCAGGATATGGTATTGGCCGCGAAGACGGTTCTTTCCAGCCAAGGCGGCTTTTGTGTAGTTGAAAATGGCAAGGTGCTTTCCCATTTGCCGTTAACCGTAGGCGGGATTTTAACAGAAGGACCGCTGGAAATGGTTGCGGCCCAAGTGAAGGAGCTGCGTTCAGCCATGCTGTCACTGGGCTACCGCCATTACAATCCAATCATGTCGCTGAGCACGCATTCTCTGCCGGTCAGCCCGGCCTTGAAAATTACCGATCACGGCCTGATTGATGTCAACGCAGGCAAGGTTGTACCTTTAATCGTGGAACCTTCCAAAATACAAGAATAATAGTTGAGCCGACCCCCATGTGGGTCGGCTCTCCAGCTTGTCGAGAAACCCGGTCTTTGTGAAGGCCAGGGTTTCTCTTTTTTAGTTTTCTAGGCGATCCAGGTGAAGATGTACCGGTAGAGTTTGCCATGCAATCACTAAATGAAGCGAAAAACCAGTGAATTTTAAACGAATTGGAACTTCATATAATCTTCATGATTAAACACGAATAAAGTCTTGAAAAACATCGATACCGTGTTATAATTAAAACAGGATTTAGATTAAGTCTAAATTAATTGATGAATATTTATTGGATTCACGCATGGGATTTAGAAGAAAATCAGACACTACTGTTAACGAGCATCCAAGCTTTACACCAACTATATTTTAAATGATAACGAGAGGGGATTTTAACATGAGTACACTAAATCATACGAACGCACAACCTACACAAGAGGCTATTCAAGATTTGCATAAGGCATTGAACCGTCAGGTAGCTACCTGGTCCGTGTTGTACACGAAGCTGCATTATTTTCACTGGTACGTAAAAGGTCCTAACTTCTTCACATTGCATGCTAAATTTGAGGAGCTTTATAATGAAGCGACAGCCAATCTGGATACGATTGCTGAACGTCTGCTGGCCATTGGTGGCCGTCCGGCTGCTACCTTGAAGGAGCATTTGCAATTGTCGGCTATTCAGGAGTCTACAGGTGAGCAAACAGCCGAGGATATGGTAAAGTCCGTTGTTGCCGATTTCAAAACCATTACTGGTGAACTGGCTAACGGTATGGAAGCGGCGGATGTGGCACATGATAAAGCGACTGAGGATCTTCTTAATGGTTTGAGAGAAGCGGTAGATAAACATATCTGGATGCTCAGTGCGTATTTGGGATAAGGGATTGGGATAAATTTCCACGGATATGGAGATCAGGTGAACAAGCACACATCCCGTTGGTTCCAGTCTGCCACTGGAGTATAATGACGAGAAGACGTGGAAAACCACAGGCTCATGAATCATAGAGCTACCGGGATGGGGTGTATGCTATGGAAGTGAACCAACAGCTTTTGCATGAAGCGGAGCAGTTTATATATACATGTTATGAGGAGCTGGGCAGAAGCCGCGATGAAGCGGAAGCCCGGCTTCTTAGTATTCGTCAAGATATAGAGACTACTGGAATGTATGATCACACGTTTGAAGAGCTGGAGCACGGGGCACTCATGGCTTGGCGCAATAGCAATCGTTGCATCGGGCGCTTGTTTTGGGACAAGCTTTTGGTGAGGGATGCTCGTAACGTGTCAGATGCAGAGGAAGTGGCAAACGAGTTGTTGGAGCATATACGCATAGGGACGAATGGCGGTAAAATCAAGCCGACGCTGACTGTATTTCGCGCATCCAAACCAGGGTTGCCGAATATTCGCATCTGGAATCATCAGCTTATCCGTTATGCCGGCTATGAAACCGAAGAAGGGGTGATCGGGGACCCGATCTCGCTGGATTTTACCAAGGCTTGTAGAGATATGGGATGGCAGGGAGCCATGACTCCTTTTGATATTTTGCCACTGGTTGTGGAAGCGGGTGGACAGCCGCCCAAGCTATTTGAGATTCCCAAGCATCTGGTGCTGGAGGTAGCCATTGAGCATCCGGAGCTTTCGGATTTGGCCTCACTGGGGTTGCGTTGGTATGCGGTACCTATGATTGCGGACATGACGCTGGAGATTGGCGGTATCGTCTATACTGCGGCTCCGTTTAACGGCTGGTATATGGGAACAGAAATCGGTGCCCGCAATTTTGCGGATACCTTCCGCTATAACATGCTGCCACAGGTGGCTGAGCTGATGGGGCTGGATACTACCAGCGAAACAACGCTGTGGCGCGATCGGGCGCTGGTGGAATTGAATATTGCCGTGCTGCATTCTTTTAAAAAAGCAGGAGTCAGCATTGTGGACCACCATACCGCAGCGGCACAATTCC
This DNA window, taken from Paenibacillus kribbensis, encodes the following:
- a CDS encoding ABC transporter permease, which produces MREKHYGLGFFSLLVFIFLLGPLLIISVTSFEPGTVLKFPPQGFSLRWYENIFEVDLFMSTFKTSIVVSLLGNIMALLIGMPAAYALSRFSFRGKDALNALFLSPLLIPGIVLGFTLLRYLIIVYHLPVYAGLLIGHTVIMLPFIIRVIASSLSNFDFAIEEAALSLGAGRLETFFKVVLPNIRSGIIAAILIAFLESFNNVDISVFMTGPGFSTLPIQMLTYVENYFDPTIAAISVMLMILTGILMFLIERLMGLSYFTKR
- a CDS encoding ABC transporter ATP-binding protein; the protein is MALLTLDRVSVAYDNQLILQDFDLQLERGQLLSLLGPSGCGKTTTLRLIAGFLEAKQGTFLFGDKDYTRVPVNKRNFGFVFQSYALFPHLSVFDNVAFGLRLRKVKEDDVKRRVMNMLETVSLGGFEKRFPGELSGGQRQRVAIARALVIEPDLLLFDEPLSNLDANLRVNMRVEIRRIQQELGITTVYVSHDQEECFSISDQVAIMNKGNIEQLDAPSTIFKYPTTEFVARFIGFNNFLAFDERIEEGDHIRLHTGDLSFSVARNQGTAQPGARQGAIRPDDLVIRTEGNETGENELPGIIKVSTYLGRSYQYVVETAKGSFTANQEMDTPYLSGQRVTLHFPADKMVLVQ
- a CDS encoding adenine deaminase C-terminal domain-containing protein, with protein sequence MRADKMILQVKVYNSYYKTFEVGNVAILDGKFMYIGQRGLESFEVAEIVEGHGKYMIPGLIDIHLHIESTMVTPATFSYGLIRNGVTTIVPEPHEMANVFGLEGIQEMMEASKDCVADMFYSIPSSVPATPLETSGGEIDIPEIDALLQTGEMICLGEIMNYVDVIRNPDSKTNRILRHVREHYPELIIEGHTPKLLDLDLHQLIYAGIGSDHTHQSIEGMKARMAAGMFIEIQEKSMTPEVMDYLIQEDVAQHFCFVTDDVMPDSFVERGHLNHIVGKAIRMGMKPEDAIYAATFTPAGRMRMHDRGTIAPGKIADFVLLSDLGQFDVDQVYKDGNKVFDKFEEYHQGLMQHRFPDHFYQSVKLEPLTEQDFTVEMDVADGTHQCRIMMVKDGSTFTSEQIAPIQVEQGELIWEHGEHGLIATFERYGKNGNRAYGLIGGDTIKRGAVATTYSHDNHNLLVVGHNKQDMVLAAKTVLSSQGGFCVVENGKVLSHLPLTVGGILTEGPLEMVAAQVKELRSAMLSLGYRHYNPIMSLSTHSLPVSPALKITDHGLIDVNAGKVVPLIVEPSKIQE
- a CDS encoding Dps family protein; this translates as MSTLNHTNAQPTQEAIQDLHKALNRQVATWSVLYTKLHYFHWYVKGPNFFTLHAKFEELYNEATANLDTIAERLLAIGGRPAATLKEHLQLSAIQESTGEQTAEDMVKSVVADFKTITGELANGMEAADVAHDKATEDLLNGLREAVDKHIWMLSAYLG
- a CDS encoding nitric oxide synthase oxygenase — translated: MEVNQQLLHEAEQFIYTCYEELGRSRDEAEARLLSIRQDIETTGMYDHTFEELEHGALMAWRNSNRCIGRLFWDKLLVRDARNVSDAEEVANELLEHIRIGTNGGKIKPTLTVFRASKPGLPNIRIWNHQLIRYAGYETEEGVIGDPISLDFTKACRDMGWQGAMTPFDILPLVVEAGGQPPKLFEIPKHLVLEVAIEHPELSDLASLGLRWYAVPMIADMTLEIGGIVYTAAPFNGWYMGTEIGARNFADTFRYNMLPQVAELMGLDTTSETTLWRDRALVELNIAVLHSFKKAGVSIVDHHTAAAQFRLFEEREAKAGRELTGDWTWLIPPLSPATTHIFHSSYDNRHVKPNFGVQAKPQGCPFHSG